The following are from one region of the Betta splendens chromosome 15, fBetSpl5.4, whole genome shotgun sequence genome:
- the ctbp2a gene encoding C-terminal-binding protein 2a isoform X2, giving the protein MALVDKHKVKRQRLDRICEGIRPQIMNGPMHPRPLVALLDGRDCTVEMPILKDLATVAFCDAQSTQEIHEKVLNEAVGAMMYHTITLTREDLEKFKALRIIIRIGSGYDNIDIKAAGELGIAVCNIPSAAVEETADSTLCHILNLYRRNTWLYQALREGTRVQSVEQIREVASGAARIRGETLGLIGFGRTGQAVAMRAKAFGFNVIFYDPYLQDGLERSLGVQRVYTLQDLLYQSDCVSLHCNLNEHNHHLINDFTIKQMRQGAFLVNSARGGLVDEKALAQALKEGRIRGAALDVHESEPFNFSQGPLKDAPNLICTPHTAWYSEQASLEMREAAATEIRRAITGRIPDSLRNCVNKEFFVTTAPWGVMEQQQPQVHPEINGAAYSRVNQTMVQAIATGGMQDKLYT; this is encoded by the exons gtaTCCGGCCCCAGATTATGAATGGGCCCATGCACccgcgccccctggtggcgctGCTGGATGGACGCGACTGCACCGTGGAGATGCCCATCCTCAAAGACCTGGCCACCGTGGCTTTTTGTGACGCTCAGTCAACACAGGAGATACATGAAAAG GTGTTGAACGAGGCGGTAGGAGCCATGATGTACCACACCATCACGCTGACCAGAGAGGACCTGGAGAAGTTCAAGGCGCTGCGCATCATCATCCGCATCGGCAGCGGCTACGACAACATCGACATCAAGGCTGCCGGGGAGCTCG GCATTGCGGTGTGCAATATTCCCTCAGCGGCTGTAGAAGAAACCGCAGACTCAACACTTTGTCACATCCTCAACCTGTACCGACGAAACACCTGGCTGTACCAGGCTCTCCGGGAGGGCACGCGGGTCCAGAGTGTGGAGCAGATCCGCGAGGTGGCATCAGGGGCAGCCAGGATCCGCGGAGAGACACTTGGCCTCATCGGTTTTG GTCGCACAGGCCAAGCCGTAGCGATGCGAGCCAAGGCCTTTGGCTTTAACGTCATCTTCTACGACCCCTACCTCCAGGACGGCTTGGAGCGCTCGCTGGGCGTCCAGCGAGTCTACACGCTCCAGGACCTGCTTTACCAGAGCGACTGCGTGTCCCTGCACTGCAACTTAAATGaacacaaccaccacctcatcaatgACTTCACCATCAAGCAG ATGCGTCAAGGTGCTTTCCTCGTCAACTCTGCGCGGGGAGGTCTAGTGGATGAGAAAGCTCTGGCTCAGGCCTTGAAGGAGGGCCGGATACGGGGAGCTGCCTTGGACGTGCACGAGTCGGAGCCCTTCAA TTTTTCACAAGGTCCTCTGAAAGACGCCCCCAACCTGATCTGCACACCACACACTGCCTGGTACAGCGAGCAGGCGTCACTGGAGATGAGGGAGGCTGCGGCCACAGAGATCCGCAGGGCCATCACTG GCCGTATCCCCGACAGCCTCCGGAACTGTGTCAACAAAGAGTTCTTTGTCACCACGGCCCCCTGGGgagtgatggagcagcagcagcctcaagTTCACCCTGAGATCAATGGTGCTGCCTACAG CCGAGTGAACCAAACCATGGTACAGGCCATAGCAACGGGGGGAATGCAGGACAAATTATATACCTAA